A single Oleidesulfovibrio alaskensis DSM 16109 DNA region contains:
- a CDS encoding YchJ family protein: MTQCHCGSGRTYEECCGPLIAGTSQAATAEALMRSRFSAHCVGAYEYLEATTHPDIRDEASADEIRQWSEHMRWTALTVLRTEKGGEEDNRGIVEFQADYTMRGVPQTLRETSSFVRVDGRWLYEDGHVHSQTVRREEPKVGRNEPCPCGSGKKYKKCCGRA; this comes from the coding sequence ATGACACAATGCCATTGCGGCTCCGGCAGAACGTACGAAGAGTGCTGCGGGCCCCTTATTGCCGGAACCAGCCAGGCCGCCACGGCCGAGGCCCTCATGCGTTCCCGTTTCAGCGCGCACTGTGTGGGTGCTTATGAATATCTTGAAGCCACAACGCACCCTGATATCCGTGATGAAGCCTCGGCCGATGAAATCCGGCAGTGGTCGGAACATATGCGCTGGACTGCCCTTACCGTGCTGCGTACCGAAAAAGGCGGCGAAGAGGACAACAGAGGCATTGTGGAGTTTCAGGCGGATTACACCATGCGCGGTGTGCCCCAGACTCTGCGCGAGACGAGCAGCTTTGTGCGGGTGGACGGCCGCTGGCTGTATGAAGACGGTCATGTGCACAGCCAGACCGTGCGCCGTGAAGAGCCCAAGGTGGGCCGCAACGAACCCTGCCCCTGCGGCAGCGGCAAAAAGTACAAGAAGTGCTGCGGCCGCGCCTAG
- a CDS encoding NifB/NifX family molybdenum-iron cluster-binding protein, translated as MKIALPTRDGVVDQHFGHCEYFTIMTVDESRQIVEEERLTPPPGCGCKSNIVPVLVEKGVKVLLGGNMGQGAVDKLESHGIQVVRGAQGAVRDVAASWLEGRLTDKQEICHAHGHEGCHGH; from the coding sequence ATGAAGATAGCACTTCCCACCCGCGACGGCGTCGTGGATCAGCATTTCGGCCATTGCGAATATTTCACCATCATGACAGTGGACGAAAGCAGGCAGATTGTGGAAGAAGAACGCCTGACCCCTCCTCCCGGCTGCGGCTGCAAATCCAACATTGTTCCTGTTCTGGTTGAAAAGGGCGTTAAGGTGCTGCTGGGCGGCAACATGGGACAGGGCGCCGTGGACAAGCTTGAGTCGCACGGTATTCAGGTGGTGCGCGGCGCACAGGGTGCCGTGCGGGACGTGGCTGCCAGCTGGCTTGAAGGCCGCCTGACAGACAAACAGGAAATTTGCCATGCCCACGGCCACGAAGGCTGCCACGGGCATTAA
- a CDS encoding PilZ domain-containing protein, with the protein MTHQEEKRRFTRLPKGFSIEASILQFPFSSQRRVTSNCADIGGGGVSFESPARFEPGDKLQLKVHIPTLNKYSPGFFKVYENDAEQYLQAIGEVAWVDRNGAGYTTGVKFIDIDPDVCKALCGLVEKTLRDQEK; encoded by the coding sequence ATGACCCATCAAGAGGAAAAACGCCGCTTCACGCGGCTGCCGAAAGGCTTTTCCATAGAGGCCAGCATCCTGCAGTTTCCGTTCTCCAGCCAGCGGCGGGTGACCAGCAACTGCGCCGACATAGGCGGAGGCGGAGTAAGCTTTGAGTCCCCCGCACGGTTTGAACCCGGCGACAAGCTGCAACTGAAGGTTCACATTCCTACGCTGAACAAGTATTCTCCCGGCTTTTTCAAGGTATATGAAAACGACGCCGAGCAATATCTGCAGGCCATCGGAGAAGTTGCGTGGGTTGACCGCAACGGCGCGGGATACACCACAGGTGTCAAATTCATCGATATCGACCCCGACGTCTGCAAGGCGCTGTGCGGTCTGGTGGAAAAAACGCTGAGAGATCAGGAAAAATAA
- the arfB gene encoding alternative ribosome rescue aminoacyl-tRNA hydrolase ArfB, which produces MLEVQLDDGTSLVIPEDEISFSASRGSGPGGQHVNVTASRVTVRFNVLHSAVLDRRQKERIASRLASRISSAGELAVSCADGRSQHANRRTALQRLAALLTHALHTPRPRTKTKTPAAQKRKRLDDKKKRALTKRNRRSISDI; this is translated from the coding sequence ATGCTTGAAGTACAGCTGGATGACGGCACCAGCCTTGTCATCCCCGAAGATGAAATATCGTTCAGTGCCTCGCGGGGGTCAGGTCCCGGCGGTCAGCATGTCAACGTGACCGCCAGCAGGGTCACCGTACGCTTCAACGTTCTGCACTCCGCTGTCCTTGACCGGCGGCAAAAGGAACGTATTGCCTCGCGGCTTGCTTCGCGCATTTCGTCCGCCGGCGAACTGGCCGTTTCCTGCGCGGACGGACGCAGTCAGCATGCCAACCGCAGGACGGCCCTGCAACGTCTGGCAGCCCTGCTTACCCATGCGCTGCACACCCCAAGGCCCAGAACAAAAACGAAAACTCCGGCCGCCCAGAAACGCAAAAGACTGGATGACAAAAAAAAGCGGGCTCTTACCAAACGCAACAGGCGCAGTATAAGCGATATCTGA